The Nicotiana tomentosiformis chromosome 9, ASM39032v3, whole genome shotgun sequence genome contains the following window.
acatatagatccttcaatcatattcctctgcttaacaaattgtttgcatttgccaattatCCTATATAATGTCacgttagccaagaacattcaaataaaatataatattacatcaaacttataatattacctctcaaagggatacatctatctgcattgaacaggccctccaagtcgtgcctcgtgtacaaggtgtattggaaggtgttccatcacatcaaagaaatcacatgggaatattttttccatcttactagaaattacacgaatgttctgatccatccgaagtaggttttcttcccttaatgtggtagaacacaagtttttaaaaaataaactaatctctgtgatgggtttccagattctttcagtcaaccacaaaatgcaataggcactaaggtctccatgaaaacatggcagtcatgacttttcaaatggctcaacttccctacttCCATATgaactttttttccaagattcgatgcataaccctcaggcatcttcaatttcgtaacccaatcacaaatttgtcgtctttcctccaaagtgaatgtgtaacttgctttgggcttgaacaccttaccattgtttgttgtatgcaagtataattcagaccgcctgcaatattcttgtaagtccattctagccttcgggttatcttttgtcttacctttaacatccatcactgtgttgaacaaattgtcaaaataattcttctcaatatgcatgacatcaaggttgtgtcggagaagattatccttccaataaggtaactcccaaaatatactctgtttcgtccaattatgattaacaccatatccggagaacttataaggtggagcctcagtaactttactgaagttctggaccctctcccaaattttttcacctgaaagtatcggaggtggacaatcatattccactttattcttttttaatgcatttttcatccttctaaactcatgatcattaggcaagaattgacggtgacaatcaaactatgattgctttcggccatgtttcaaagtgaacgctttactatttttcatgtagtaaggacaagctagcttcccagtagtcatccacccagacaacattccatacgcagaaaaatcgttaatagtccacattaaattagcacgcaaattgaaattctgcttggttgatatgtcatatgtttcaacaccatcataccacaattattttagctcatcaatcaaaggttgcaaatatatatCAATCAAATTTTTCGAATTACGTGggccggggataatacaatttaagaatatatatggactagtcatacataacacaggtggtagattataaggtgtaagaaagacaggccaacatgaatatggtgttgcatatataaaaaaaaaggcgtgaagccatccgcacacagacctaaccgaatattccttggttcactagcaaaatctggatatgtcctatcaaaatgcttccaagcttctccatctgaaggatgacacataacaccaggtgatcttctattttcaaagtgtcatctcatatgaggagcagaactcatcgccgcatataacctctttaacctaggtataagaggtaaataatgcaccgccttgacaacgaccatattcccgctggaaagcctcttgaaacgaggcttttcgcaaaatttacaactgtctaaagttgcatcatctttataatataacatgcaaccatctttacaacaatcaattctcattgacgaaagtcctaacttagaaaccagtctctttgccttatagaaatcaccaggtaagttgatattagggtcaactagttcactcataaggtcaatgaaagagtccatggttgcttgagaaatattccaatcagatttgatacttagtaatctaactgcaatagacagctcagagtgcagaCTTCCTTCatgtagtggacgactagcttcctctaactgttcataaaaacgttttgcgtcatcattaggagtttgttcaacattttcattgggctcacccccgaagtgcatcccaaaagcatacctactactttcaccaacaaccatgttatgaaatatcccacggctaccatcgatctctccatgattagtccacacaaagtaattctctataaaccccttcctataaagatgaagcttaacttcctccgattttttaaacttcatacaatcgcacctgacacaagggcacctaattactccttcactttggtgtggtggaagtgacattgcatgtctaataaagtcatcaaccccttctacaaaattctcccgcaatccccgccgattaggataatttctattgtacatccaagtacgatgttccatctatacaaataaaacaagaacaaattaatttattctataattataaattaattatatcttttttagttaattcaagataattattttttcctaattataccaatttatatcctaaaaattcaattcatatccaaaaggtccaaattcatatcttaaaagttcaattcatatcctaaaagttcaattcacaagaacaaatcctaaaaactaaaatttcaattcatatcctacgagtttaaacataaactaactaaactaaagaaattcaacccataccttaaaagttcgattcacaagaacaaattaatttattctacaattataaattaattatatcttttttagttaattcaagataattattttttcctaattacaccaatttatatcctaaaagttcaattcatatccaaaaggtccaattcatatcttaaaagttcaattcatatcctaaaagttcaattcacaagaacaaattctaaaaactaaaattttaattcatatcctatgagtttaaacataaactaactaaactaaagaaattcaacccataccctaaaagttcgattcacaagaacaaattaatttattctataattataaattaattatatctttttagttaattcaagataattattttttcctaattacaccaatttatatcctaaaagttcaattcatatccaaaaggtccaattcatatcttaaaagttcaattcatatcctaaaagttcaattcacaagaacaaatcctaaaaactaaaattttaattcataactaattgactaattaacaaaactaattagttaataaaactaattaacaaaactatgCAATGTCCACATAATTGAaatactaatcaattgaaactaattcataactaattaacaaaacctagaaataataaataaatgggttgtaatttaaacctaaaatttttaggagatggagaagaagaggggcggcagtggtagtggcagtggcagcggcgaagGCGACGACGCGACGACGCGACGACGACAGGGGCTGGGCGGTGgcgacgcggggtggggaatgggatttatgtgatggaaatagagaaggagaggggaagataAGAGAGAAATGGAGGTTCCCCCGTTTTTtaattctgatttcagaattaccgatcaaagttggtcggtaattttggtcggtagattaagtgttgaccgtttgaccaaaaatcgactaactttggtcgtttttttaaaaaaaaaattaaattcttttttttttgttttttttcttaaaatattataaactataaaaaaaatattataaactacaagaatttattttatttaactatacaattattataaataattataaactataagcataatctttataaataattatattaattatttaattttaataaattataataacatctatctaagtaaattttctaagttataattaagtatgtgagtaatttctcacacatacactatattgtaattgatgctaataacttcttttttcattcgttcatcactaataatgcatgacatagattaatcgatatataaggtcgagacgttttgatgaatcatcgattaatattcatcgatacatctaagtaagttataagtcgatgaatcaatttacaaatagatatatttgatgataaagtatatatactaattagtatcttcccaagtctatccctaaaagaacccgaccctgtggtcctagcgcttcgtgttcttatatatatacggctatatatatatatatatatatatatatatatatatacacacacacacacacacacacacacacacacacaaacacacttcactgtaatactttaactatatatatagcttgttatagtatatgttagtgtgtatatatatagcttgttaaagtttgaccatgtttgacctattaatttaactcgtttacttaatactaataacttctttcgtttatttaatttgtgatccatatatatatatatatatatatatatatatatatatatacatatatatatatatatatatatatgtcaaagatgtttagtattaattcttctatttttcattcattcatcactaataatgcatgacatagattaatcgatataggtcgagacgttttgtttttactattagtcgatatagatcaaacgttttgtttttaatattcatcgatgcatctaagtaagttataagtcgatgaattaatttacaaatagatatatttgatgataaattatatatactaattaggatcttcacaagtctatccctaaaagaatcCGACcccgtggtcctagcgcttcgtgttcttatatatatacggctatacctctatacacacacatacacacacacttcattgtactactttaactacatatatagcatgttatatacagtatatgttagtgtattcattatttgtattacaaaagtgttaacgaattatatttatattatttagatagtaaatataaaagtaattcgaaagtttgaccaatgttgacgtaataactgaccaactttggtcggttattttgcagaaaataacaattactgaccaaagttggtcggtaaatgcttcccctgcattaaccgaccaacgttggtcggtaattttaaatataaattcttaaatattataaaatattttaaataataaaataattattaaaatttaaaaaattgggtccagattaccgaccaacgttggtcggtaatccaaaattttcttgtctgaccagctaggtcaattcgttgaccaatttaccgaccaacgttggtcggcatttagttttaaaaaaatgtaaaaaaaattccagtttccgtccaagctggacggtttttggtcgcatttttgatcgaccaacgttggttggaaatatttggtcggtttttagcagatttttagtagtgattcTCCTTCCAACTTGTAATGATTTCTTCTTTTATACATCTTAAATACAGATAACCATTTACGCGCCTTAACTTGAATAAATCTTAAATGAATTAATAATTTGCATCTCGTTTATTTTTCCCAACCCCACCCCGTAGCTTCAGCACGCAAAGTTGTTCACTGATCTGCCCCTTAAACCAAAATGAGAACTCTAATGATGTTTGGTTAAAAAAGTTTTGAAATTACTTTCCAATTCGTACATAATCTAAAAAGAACTTTTCCCCCTTTTTTTGAAACAAACGCCAAGCACTCCTTTTCTTGGGGGTTGGAGGGGATGAAAATTCATTTAGGTGTCTAGTGGTTAATGAATTAAGAAACGTCAAAGGCCAAATATACCCTTTTATTTTCGAAAATGATCTAAGAATAcacctcgttatactattggattATCTATATCCCTGTAGTCAttctttgggttcaaatatacccctcatttaaacggagggacacgtgtcatcgtcctgttgatcaattctaaatatctcctaattaattaaaaagatcaattatccatacccgaaaaatatttttttttttagtaaaagctggaaaaaacaaaaaaaacatttttactaaaaattgaaaaaacgaaattttttttttcaggttttacaaaaaactgctttaaaaaactgaaaaatattttctaaaataatatttttgtaaaaactgaaaaaacaaagctgaaaagtaattttctaaagcaattaaaaaccgaaaaaaactgaaatatttttaactaaaaactgaaaaataatatatttgtttttttcagtttttacaaaaacactgctttaaaaatttgctttttagtttttttcagtttttataaaaatattgttttagaaaatatttttcagctttttttaaagtagtttttttgtaaaaactagaaaaaaaaatattttcgcttTTTTCAGTTTGTAGTAAAAAcaatttcagtttttacaaaaaaaattattttagaaaattgattttcagttttgattttcagttttttctaaagcagtttttttgtaaaaactggaaaaaaatatattttcattttttttactttttagtaaaaataatttcagttttttctagtttttacaaaaaaaattgcttttcgggtatgATTAATggatctttttaattaattagaagatatttagaattgaccaacaggacgatgacacatgtccctccgtttaaatgaggggtatatttgaacccaaagtatgactgcaagaGTATAGATAAcacaatagtataacgagggatatTCTTAGGATAAGGGGTAAATATGAACCTAATGTATTTAATTTGTGCTGCAGCTGCCCGTTTAAATGATAATTCATGTGGCAAATTTTGAGTAGAGTGAGTGACAATACTGCCAATATCCAATAGCTGCCCGTTTAATTTCTTTATGAAATCAATTTTTATGCTATGCTATAATATATGTTCTAGATAACAGCATTTCACGATAACATCTAAAAAATTTCTGAACAAGTAAGTATATTATAAAAAGGTTTGATAGTACTTAAAACATCATATAATACAGctcattattttctttaattagacttatgttttcttttttgtttttctttaaaagTTATAGAGACGCTTGAAATACTGTTGAGTACGAGCCTGCAGAAATGGCCTTCAATTTAGAAGTTGGAATGTTAAATGGTAGTGATGGAAAAACAATTTATCCACACTCGGTTAGCAAATTATTGCTCCCCTCCTAAAATGAATGACAGATTACCTTTTGTGTTTAGAAATATTAAAAGTATTTTAAGAAATCATAATAAGGTACCATCTAGAATGATATATAATTAATGGTGCATGCGAACATATGGTCTTCGTCAAATTACgtattttatataaaatttttctaaaattaaTCTAATATTATCTGTTAGTTCTCTCATACTTCAAAAAGGCTAAACAATGCACTTAGTTGAAAGCTGAGTTACCTTACTTACCCAAACGATCCGAGACcaattattatttaatatttttttaatggtTCACCCATATTAAAAATCCTAAATCTGCTattaagaatattgagatattGATAATATGGAGTCGGCCACCAATACCATCTATTGTCCAATAAAAAGATAAAAGGAAGGAAGGTGGCAAGGACCAGCCTACTCTGGCCACCTTCTTTGTATTAGCAGAAGGAGGGTGATTGGTGAATACAAAGGAATGTGATGTACTAAAAATAGAATCATCTcaatatttgttcttgattttaaTGGAACTTTAGTATGGACCTAGTGAATTTTAGGTGTCAAAATAGTTTAAGAAAAATATTCTAATTTACTCATCTACTTTTGAGCCTTGAACCCATGGAGCTAGCCCGGAGGAAGGAGATCATTGGAGCAATAATAAAGTAGTCTTTGAGTGATCCATAGATTACGGATTCGAGTTTGAAAGCAGTCAATAATACTTGTACTAGGGTAGATTGTCTACATCGCATCTCTTAGAGCGCGGGCCTTCTCTGACTACGTGAATGAAGGATTCTTTGTGTATCGGACTATCATTTACCCATTTACTTTTGAttatataatttaaaattacccTCTACTTTATACTTCAAATTAAAACTCTATTAGGATGAGAGACGATTTACTGCTATTCAAATTGCAAGAAAATTAGGGAGTGGGGCAAGTTCCTGGTAGTCACATGAAAGACTATGAGACCAAAACCAAAAATtattaaaacttcaaacttcaacaATCCCACCACCATATATTATTATCATTGTATATATATGTCTGCCTCTTCTAATATTCTATTTACATCTCCAAAAAAATAAAGCAAATCCCAACGTGCTCCAAAGCTTCTTTTATTCCTTCGTCTTTCTTTCTTCTCCATTTTCCAAATTCTCACTTCTCTATAGTTCTGTTCATTACATGAAAAATGAGATTGTTGACCCCAAAACTCAACACCATCTTCATCTTTTTCTGTTGTCTTCAATCCATAACTCAAGCCAAGCTAATAAAATTCGAAGAACAATATGGAGATCCCTTTGACCACACATATATTCCAATCTTGGAAATTAAAGAACCTGCACAAATCAGCAACCAAGCTCTACAAGTAACTCCTGATACAGCCAATTCTCATTTCAACCGTTTCAATAATTCAGGTAGAATTCTCTTGAAACGATCCTTCAAATTATGGGAAGGTGACACGTCATCAAAAGATAGCAGAGTTGCATCTTTCAACTCTTCCTTTCTTGTAAACATTTACAGGCTAGATAATAAAACTGCAGCTGAAGGTTTAACTTTCTTGATTTCTCCTGATTTGGAGTTGCCACCAAATAGTCAAGGGCAGTATTTAGGCTTGACAAATGCTACTACAGATGGGAAATTTATTAATAGGATTTTGGCGGTTGAGCTCGATACTTTTAAGCAAGATTTTGACATTGATGATAACCATATTGGCATTGATATTCATAGTATTATATCTATAAGGTCTGAATCCTTAACCAAACATGGAATTGAACTTGCTCCAATTGGTGCAAGATTTTACAATATTTGGGTACAATATGATGGTATCAAGAAAGTTCTTGATGTGTACATAGCAGAGCAAACTGAGAAAAATGGCTCAACCCCACCTAGGCCAAAGGATCCAATAATATCACATGATATTGATTTAAGAGATGTTGTGAATCAAGAATCATACTTTGGATTTTCTGCTTCAACAGGGAATTTTAATCAATTGAATTGTGTGTTAAGGTGGAATTTGACAGTTGagtattttcaagaaaaaaatcAATCTTTAACTATTGGTTTAAGTGTTGGGGTTCCATTATTTGCTCTATTCTTGATTTTGGCAACATATTTAGGTTACTATTACTACAAGAAGAGGGTTGCTAGGTCAGAGTCAAATATACTTGGTGCACTTAAGAGTTTGCCTGGAATGCCTAGAGATTTTGAGTTTAAGGTATTGAAGAAAGCTACTAATAATTTTGATGAAAAAAACAAGCTAGGTGAAGGGGGATTTGGAGTTGTATACAAAGGGTATTTAGTTGGTGAAAATTTGGAAATTGCAGTGAAGTGGTTTTCAAGGGAAAGTATCAAAGGGCAGGATGATTTCTTGGCTGAGCTTACAATTATCAACCGTCTCAGGCATAAACATCTTGTCAAATTGCTTggtaagtattttttttctcATACTTTTACTTTTAGTACTAAGGGAAACTTGGCATAACGCTAAGAGTTGACTAGAAAATCATGAGTTTAAGCCTGTTAAAACAGCAACTTGAGTGTATGAATTTTATCTGGTCTTAAAAATAAGTCTTTTCTAATACAGCGTCAAAATTGGTGTGCGCATAGTTTTTGCAACAATTTGAAAGTGAcaatatttttcacaactaaatctTGCTTCTAATATTTCCGGATTTGGTTCTTTTCATTTGTAAGAATATTTATATTATAAATTCTGGGTTATCGGACCTGTCAACCTCGACAAAAATGCTAGACATATATGTTATTGAAAACATTTATACATTTTGCCCGGAACCTTTAGGGGTCGATTCGTTTGGAAATAagttatttcaaaaataattatatctACTCACCCATAGGAATAAAATAACATTATAGTTTCGAAAAAACTAATCTTGAATTAGTTATACGTTAATTTTATCTTAATCAAATGTGAGATTAACTCCCTTTAATCTCGGAACCAATTATTCATTATCACTTATTTCACGTAGCAAACAAACCCTTAGTGTGATCAGGCACTAGTTGAGCAGTCCCATATGCCCAACACATTCAAATTGTTGTTTCGCCTGTAGCGCAAGGGATAGGTGTGATGTTAAAAGTTGGTAAAAAATGGATAGGATTTAGAGTAATCGAGAGAACAATTTTAAAAGCAAAAATATTGAATTCTCTTTCTTTGGAGATGAAATAAAGAATCATATAGAAGAAGACTCCATTTGATGTGATTGGAGAAAATGGTCCAAATCTTTAAAACGAATAAAATATATCTAAAGCCAAACCTTTGTAGGGTATGATCACTCGAATGCAAGGGCTACTTTTGCTAGCCTAATTAATAATAAATGCCCTCTTGgagaaaaaatccaaaatttaatagTAAGAGACATGTTAAATTCTTGGCTGGAAAACAGAAGAGCACTGATTCATTCCCTTTTGTATCTTTTTTGCTTTCTCTACCAGCAATTTCAAACATAGCCCCACATCAATTTTTCTCTACGTAGTAGTTTTTAGATTCGAGATTTGAAAATGAACGAAGCTCCTAATAGGGAATGTTTTTCCTGTAAATTAGTTATATACAGTGCAAATCTGAATTAGTGATGCTAGTAGATTTCGAATATTATTTGGTTAAgccccaaataaataaataaaaacattgAACCCACAATCTTTTGTTCTTATGTACAAGCTTAAAAATGTGCTCAAGATTAGTCTTTAAAGTCTGAAATCAGCAATGAGATCATTAGTGTCTTGAATCATGGTTTTGAACACGACTTTTCTTTTGTGGAATCCTTAATAGCTTGTCCCCATTTTTATCTTAAAGTCTCCTTTCTTTTCTTGGATATCGTGTGTTTATAAGGACTTTATGTAAAATGTGTACATATAAGCAATGAGGTTCAACCTTTTTACtgaccatgaatatatgattatAAGTCATAGTTGCCAGACTTGGTCGTAAATGTTAAAAGTTGACTCATGTGATCAGGAAGTCACGGATTCGAGTCATGAAAGCAGTCTCttgtagaaatgcagggtaagactgcatataatagatccttgtggtccggccctttctCGGACCTCGTGCATAGTGGAGCTTAGTGTACCGGGCTGCCCGTTAGTCAAGGGCTTATCCAGTGTAGAGGCTATGGGTTCATCTGAACCAATAATTTTCCTTCATACTCTGTTTTTTgcccaaaatatttattaaatttatataaataataaatttaaaaccCGTTAAATTAAATGAGATATGATAAAATTAACCCATAAACTTCATCCAGTGTCAAAGCAATTTTTTGTGCTATGCTTTCTCAGTAAGAATCATGGAAGCTTCCTTGGAAAATCAACCTTCATTCAAATGTCAATTATTGTGGCAAATTTAATATTATGTAAAAGTTAATATCACATCATAGCCACTGAATAGGACATTTGCTTCAAAATGCAATCAACTCCAATTACTGCTAAGAGGTGGCCCTACAACAATACATCATAGTTGAGACATGTTTAAAATATTCCAAAACTAGGTCCTACAATAAAGATGATTGAAGCACTACTACCCAACTTTTTTTGTCATGTATAAAGTTTGATATCCTTAGCATTTTATAGATCATTATTGTTGATTGGATAAATTTATATCCTTAGCATTTTATAGATCATTATTGTTGATTGGATAAATTTATACACCATTATTATTGTATcaaggatttaacttatataccaCAGCACTAAGAATTTTACGTGTTCAATGTACTTTAATCTATTATAGCAGGTAATCTAGGTTATTTTTGAGGTTACTGATTGCAATTTTTGTAAACGATCATATGCGGTTATCATTTAGGTGACCTGATAATATGAAATTCACCTTAGAAGTGAAACTGCTGTATCAGTTTGAAGCTGATCACACCTATGACATTACTGCAACTATTATCATAGTATCATAAATGAAGGGAAAtattggcgtaactggtaaagttgttgtcatatgaccaggaggtcacgggttcgagccgtataAATAGGCTCTTGTAGAAATGTAAGGTAAGCctgcgtacgatagacccttgtgaTCCGGTCCTTCCCCGGACCCaacacatagcgggagcttagtgcacatGGCTGCCATTTTTATTAAAAACATTTATACTATCTGCCTTTCTAGCAGACTTTTATGGACTTTCAAGCAAATTACAGGGCAACTTCAAGCTGATGAGAACAGCAATACAGACATAAGCATCTTACAATCATATATTATTGTAACAGGATGGAGCCACAAGCATGGAAAGCTACTACTTGTGTATGAGTACATGCCAAATGGTAGCCTAGACAAACACCTTTTCTCAGGTCCAGATAAAAAGCCACTCGGCTGGCAAGTCAGGTACAAGATTGTTTCAGGCGTCGCCTCAGCCCTGCACTATCTGCACGATGAGTTTGAGCAGAAGGTGGTTCATCGCGATCTTAAGGCGAACAACATCATGCTCGACTCCAACTTCAATGCACGCCTCGGTGATTTTGGCCTGGCACGAGCACTTGACCACGAGAAGACCTCGTATGCTGAGGCCGAGGGCGTGCTAGGCACGATGGGGTACATTGCACCAGAGTGTTTTCACACTGGAAAAGCCACTCAACATTCTGATGTCTATGCATTTGGAGCAGTGTTGTTGGAATTAGTATGTGGCCAAAGGCCTGGAACTAAAGTTAATGGCTTTCAACTATTTGCTGATTGGGTTTGGTACTTGCATCGCGATGACAGAATCCTCGAAGCTGTTGACACGAGGCTCGGGGATGATTATGTAGCTGAAGAAGCAAAGAGATTGTTACTACTTGCTTTGGCTTGCTCTCATCCAATTGCTAGTGAAAGGCCTAAAACACAGACGATAGTTCAAATTATATCAGGGTCAGTACCAGCACCACAAGTCCCACCATTCAAACCAGCATTTGTATGGCCTTCTACTATGGTGCCAATTGACATAGACTCAAGTATTGTCGATACAATATCCATCACAACACCTCAGTTCAGTTCAGGAAACAACAGTGTTGAGTATCAAAGCAAGTAGAGCTAGCACCATAGCTAGGCACTTTTATGGTGTAGTTATACTTTTTATAAACAACTATTACCAACAGAAAAAAACTGGTTTGCTTTCCCTCTAaagtttgttttttttttcttgctTTTGTTTTCTGTAATGACAAGAACAGAAGCAACTCATGTACATTTTTTTAATCCAGATATTACGTTAAATTCCATCCTATACATTGTTCCCTATTTATGATCTTACTGATTTCAAGTGAAGAATCAAACATTGGTTGTTTTTGTCAGTACCAACATAAGTTTGTGTCAAGAGAGATTGGACTGTATACA
Protein-coding sequences here:
- the LOC104106111 gene encoding probable L-type lectin-domain containing receptor kinase S.5, producing the protein MRLLTPKLNTIFIFFCCLQSITQAKLIKFEEQYGDPFDHTYIPILEIKEPAQISNQALQVTPDTANSHFNRFNNSGRILLKRSFKLWEGDTSSKDSRVASFNSSFLVNIYRLDNKTAAEGLTFLISPDLELPPNSQGQYLGLTNATTDGKFINRILAVELDTFKQDFDIDDNHIGIDIHSIISIRSESLTKHGIELAPIGARFYNIWVQYDGIKKVLDVYIAEQTEKNGSTPPRPKDPIISHDIDLRDVVNQESYFGFSASTGNFNQLNCVLRWNLTVEYFQEKNQSLTIGLSVGVPLFALFLILATYLGYYYYKKRVARSESNILGALKSLPGMPRDFEFKVLKKATNNFDEKNKLGEGGFGVVYKGYLVGENLEIAVKWFSRESIKGQDDFLAELTIINRLRHKHLVKLLGWSHKHGKLLLVYEYMPNGSLDKHLFSGPDKKPLGWQVRYKIVSGVASALHYLHDEFEQKVVHRDLKANNIMLDSNFNARLGDFGLARALDHEKTSYAEAEGVLGTMGYIAPECFHTGKATQHSDVYAFGAVLLELVCGQRPGTKVNGFQLFADWVWYLHRDDRILEAVDTRLGDDYVAEEAKRLLLLALACSHPIASERPKTQTIVQIISGSVPAPQVPPFKPAFVWPSTMVPIDIDSSIVDTISITTPQFSSGNNSVEYQSK